One part of the Amyelois transitella isolate CPQ chromosome 10, ilAmyTran1.1, whole genome shotgun sequence genome encodes these proteins:
- the LOC106133075 gene encoding glutathione S-transferase produces the protein MAKKLYYFDVNGLGEGIRYIFHYSGQKFEDIRYDHGSWPNNKEIKDALPYGQLPIYEEGDRRLNQSIAIARYIASQTNLLPSDPWEQAVLDAAVLNVNDFRLKMYPYLMESDEAKKQQLKKEFLTETVDYYLSRFEKELKANNGFFGGKLSWADFYFVGILETVNLVTGEEIEKNYPTIVALLNKIRSLPGVKEYIATRRKYVFGS, from the exons ATGgccaaaaaattatattatttcgacGTAAATGGACTTGGAGAAGGTATCAGGTATATATTCCATTACAGTGGACAGAAATTTGAAGACATAAGATATGATCATGGAAGTTGGCCAAACAACAAAGAAATTAAGGATG CACTTCCTTATGGACAACTTCCAATATACGAAGAAGGGGACCGCAGACTGAACCAGTCCATAGCAATCGCCCGCTACATCGCCAGCCAGACCAACCTGCTGCCCTCCGACCCCTGGGAACAGGCTGTGTTGGACGCAGCCGTCTTGAACGTTAATGACTTTAGACTAA AAATGTATCCTTACTTAATGGAGTCCGATGAAGCTAAGAAGCAGCAGCTGAAGAAAGAATTCCTCACAGAAACAGTTGACTACTACCTGTCGAGATTCGAGAAAGAACTCAAGGCTAATAACGGATTTTTCGGGGGAAAG CTAAGTTGGGCTGACTTCTACTTTGTTGGGATCTTAGAGACAGTGAACTTAGTCACGGGAGAAGAGATTGAGAAGAATTACCCTACAATCGTGGCCCTGCTCAACAAGATCCGGTCTTTGCCTGGTGTCAAGGAATACATCGCCACTAGAAGGAAATACGTCTTTGGTTCTTAG
- the LOC106133103 gene encoding glutathione S-transferase — MSRKLYYFELNGLAESIRYMLHYSGLTFEDIRYDAKSWPIKEVKDSLPYGVLPVYEEGGRRLNQSIAIARYIASQTNLLPSDPWEQAVLDAAVLNINDFRLKVRAFIMETDKVKKEQMKAELLTETVDFYLSRIENELKANNGFFGGKLTWADFYFIGIIETTNVFIGIEIEKTYPTIVSLFNIIRSLPGVKEYIAARKPYVDNTIQ; from the exons ATGTCAAGAAAATTGTATTACTTTGAGCTAAATGGCCTTGCAGAATCCATTAGGTACATGTTGCATTATAGTGGGCTTACATTTGAAGACATAAGATATGACGCAAAAAGTTGGCCCATTAAGGAAGTTAAAgatt CTCTTCCATACGGAGTTCTCCCTGTATACGAAGAAGGCGGCCGCAGACTGAACCAGTCCATAGCAATCGCCCGCTACATCGCCAGCCAGACCAACCTGCTGCCCTCCGACCCCTGGGAACAAGCCGTGTTGGACGCAGCCGTCTTAAATATTAACGATTTCCGCTTAA AAGTGCGAGCTTTTATAATGGAAACAGATAAAGTCAAGAAAGAGCAGATGAAAGCAGAACTCTTAACAGAAACAGTTGACTTCTACTTGTCAAGAATCGAAAATGAATTGAAGGCTAACAATGGATTTTTTGGTGGAAAA ttgACGTGGGCTGACTTCTATTTCATTGGAATCATTGAGACCACAAATGTTTTCATCGGTATCGAGATTGAGAAGACATATCCTACCATTGTCTCTCTATTTAACATAATCCGATCATTACCCGGAGTCAAAGAATACATTGCTGCTAGGAAACCATATGTTGATAATactattcaataa
- the LOC106133106 gene encoding glutathione S-transferase isoform X2, with protein sequence MLRKLHYFHLNGLAESSRYMLHYAGLEFQDIRYDMATWPIKKIKDFYEEGDRRLNQSIAIARYIASQTNLLPSDPWEQAVLDAAVLNINDYRSKVREYYFNWILETDPVRKEQLGNGKDEFESETNEFYLSRFEKELKANKGYFGGKLSWADFYLVGCIETANLFAGYEIEEMYPNIRALVKTIRSLPGVKEYIATRKPYI encoded by the exons ATGTTAAGAAAATTACATTACTTTCATCTAAATGGACTGGCCGAGTCCAGTAGATATATGTTGCATTATGCTGGATTGGAATTTCAAGACATAAGATATGACATGgcaacgtggcctattaagaaaatcaaagatt TTTACGAAGAAGGGGACCGCAGACTGAACCAGTCCATAGCAATCGCCCGCTACATCGCCAGCCAGACTAACCTGCTGCCCTCCGACCCCTGGGAACAGGCTGTGTTGGACGCAGCCGTCTTGAATATTAACGATTATCGGTCCA AGGTCcgagaatattattttaactggATTTTAGAAACAGATCCAGTTAGGAAAGAACAGCTTGGAAATGGAAAAGACGAATTTGAATCAGAAACTAATGAATTCTACCTGTCAAGATTCGAGAAAGAACTGAAAGCTAACAAAGGATACTTTGGTGGtaaa TTATCCTGGGCAGACTTCTACCTCGTTGGATGTATTGAGACTGCAAACCTTTTCGCTGGATATGAGATCGAGGAGATGTACCCTAATATCAGGGCTTTGGTGAAAACAATCCGATCACTACCTGGTGTCAAGGAATATATTGCTACTAGAAAACCTTACATATGA
- the LOC106133078 gene encoding glutathione S-transferase isoform X1: MAPVYKLKFFDFMGVAEPIRYLFAYGGIKYENIVINKEVDWPKIQRTVPFGKLPVLEIDSKVLHQSTAICRYLAKVVGLLPSDDFFAAELDALVASTFDFGARVHDWYHEADVTCKAEVERELETEVFPRYLNGFEEIIQQKGGYLGGKQLTWADFYFVGIIESVQGMWSRDFLQRYPYITQLYKNVHAIPAVKNYIAGRPHYKY, translated from the exons ATGGCGCCGGtgtacaaattaaagtttttcgATTTCATGGGAGTCGCGGAGCCGATTCGGTATCTTTTTGCTTATGGCGGcattaaatatgaaaacatcgttattaataaagaagtAGACTggccgaaaattcaaagaa cCGTGCCGTTCGGTAAACTGCCAGTTCTAGAGATTGACAGTAAGGTCCTGCATCAATCGACGGCGATCTGCCGCTACCTGGCCAAGGTGGTGGGTCTACTGCCGTCTGATGACTTCTTCGCGGCTGAACTGGACGCGCTTGTGGCCAGCACTTTCGATTTTGGTGCCA GAGTACATGACTGGTATCACGAAGCGGATGTGACGTGCAAAGCTGAAGTTGAAAGAGAGTTAGAAACAGAGGTATTTCCAAGATACCTGAACGGGTTCGAAGAGATCATCCAACAAAAAGGTGGATACCTAGGAGGAAAA CAGCTGACCTGGGCTGACTTCTACTTTGTGGGTATCATTGAGTCTGTTCAAGGGATGTGGAGTAGGGACTTCCTACAAAGATATCCCTACATTACTCAACTCTATAAGAACGTTCACGCTATCCCAGCGGTCAAGAACTACATTGCCGGTCGTCCTCATTATAAATACTGA
- the LOC106133106 gene encoding glutathione S-transferase isoform X1 encodes MLRKLHYFHLNGLAESSRYMLHYAGLEFQDIRYDMATWPIKKIKDSLPYGQLPVYEEGDRRLNQSIAIARYIASQTNLLPSDPWEQAVLDAAVLNINDYRSKVREYYFNWILETDPVRKEQLGNGKDEFESETNEFYLSRFEKELKANKGYFGGKLSWADFYLVGCIETANLFAGYEIEEMYPNIRALVKTIRSLPGVKEYIATRKPYI; translated from the exons ATGTTAAGAAAATTACATTACTTTCATCTAAATGGACTGGCCGAGTCCAGTAGATATATGTTGCATTATGCTGGATTGGAATTTCAAGACATAAGATATGACATGgcaacgtggcctattaagaaaatcaaagatt CACTCCCCTACGGCCAATTACCAGTTTACGAAGAAGGGGACCGCAGACTGAACCAGTCCATAGCAATCGCCCGCTACATCGCCAGCCAGACTAACCTGCTGCCCTCCGACCCCTGGGAACAGGCTGTGTTGGACGCAGCCGTCTTGAATATTAACGATTATCGGTCCA AGGTCcgagaatattattttaactggATTTTAGAAACAGATCCAGTTAGGAAAGAACAGCTTGGAAATGGAAAAGACGAATTTGAATCAGAAACTAATGAATTCTACCTGTCAAGATTCGAGAAAGAACTGAAAGCTAACAAAGGATACTTTGGTGGtaaa TTATCCTGGGCAGACTTCTACCTCGTTGGATGTATTGAGACTGCAAACCTTTTCGCTGGATATGAGATCGAGGAGATGTACCCTAATATCAGGGCTTTGGTGAAAACAATCCGATCACTACCTGGTGTCAAGGAATATATTGCTACTAGAAAACCTTACATATGA
- the LOC132902179 gene encoding uncharacterized protein LOC132902179, which translates to MQSKTTVKRCIRDSSPEKRGSEEISADYYYGFGVLRSGDKTNLCQNKDYQLLCHVNCGGDHVCLNGKCYCFTAFTNTVGKLYPALLTPHKGQDSGETADYEGDDEFDSDPTKKRNSLRHQIAHFCPNLDIAKKCIMKCMDEGKPAFCGKDHVCYCGHRDSHTKGGPKVDAYKEFKGLYDKYLMGLGAKTTSTA; encoded by the exons ATGCAATCTAAGACCACGGTCAAAAGATGCATCCGGGACTCTTCTCCTGAGAAGCGAGGAT CTGAAGAGATTTCTGCTGACTACTACTACGGCTTCGGGGTTTTGAGGTCCGGTGACAAGACGAACCTGTGTCAAAATAAGGACTATCAGTTATTGTGTCACGTCAATTGTGGAGGTGACCACGTTTGTCTGAATGGAAAATGCTACTGCTTCACCGCCTTTACTAATACGGTTG GAAAGTTGTACCCGGCTCTACTAACACCACATAAAGGGCAAGATTCTGGAGAAACCGCCGATTATGAGGGTGACGACGAATTTGATTCAG accCAACGAAGAAACGAAATTCATTACGGCATCAAATAGCCCATTTCTGCCCTAACCTTGATATAGCCAAGAAATGTATCATGAAATGCATGGACGAAGGGAAACCAGCGTTTTGTGGTAAAGATCACGTCTGCTACTGTGGACACCGAGACTCTCACACGAAAGGGGGGCCGAAAGTGGACGCCTATAAGGAATTCAAAGGATTGTATGATAAGTATCTTATGGGATTGGGTGCTAAAACAACTTCAACTgcgtag
- the LOC106133105 gene encoding glutathione S-transferase has translation MSRKLEYFNVNGLAESIRYILHYGGLKFEDIRHDYGSWPITEIKDTLPYGQLPIYEEGGRRLNQSIAIARYIASQTNLLPSDPWEQAVLDAVAFNVIDFLQKIITFRREADPVKKEQLKKQFLSETVDYYLSRFEKELKANNGYFGGKLSWVDFYVMGIIEAINQFTEEQIEKNYPTIVALFQKIRSLPGVKEYIASRK, from the exons ATGTCGAGAAAATTGGagtattttaatgttaacGGACTCGCGGAGTCTATAAGATATATTTTGCATTATGGTGGATTGAAATTCGAAGATATAAGACACGATTATGGTAGTTGGCCGATCACGGAAATTAAAGATA CCCTTCCATATGGCCAACTTCCAATATACGAAGAAGGCGGCCGCAGACTGAACCAGTCCATAGCAATCGCCCGCTACATCGCCAGCCAGACCAACTTGCTGCCCTCCGACCCCTGGGAACAGGCTGTGCTGGACGCCGTGGCCTTCAATGTTATAGACTTTTTACAAA AGATAATCACATTTAGACGAGAGGCAGATCCAGTCAAAAAAGAGCAGTTGAAAAAGCAGTTTCTTTCAGAAACAGTTGACTACTACTTATCAAGGTTTGAGAAAGAACTCAAAGCCAACAATGGATACTTTGGTGGAAAG TTGTCTTGGGTTGACTTCTACGTTATGGGAATCATCGAGGCTATCAATCAATTTACCGAAGAGCAAATTGAGAAGAATTATCCCACAATCGTCGCTCTCTTCCAGAAGATTCGATCGCTGCCCGGAGTCAAGGAATACATTGCTAGCAGGAAATGA
- the LOC106133104 gene encoding glutathione S-transferase, translating into MAKKLFYFEFNGLAESIRYMLYFSGQEFEDIRYDRKTWPNKEVKDSLPYGQLPIYEEGGRRLNQSIAIARYIASQTNLLPSDPWEQAVLDATVLNIADFVLKARSYITETDAVKREQLKHEFLTETVVYYLSRFEKELKANNGFFGGKLSWADFHLVGILETLNLYTEENIEKNYPTIVALVNYIHSLPGVKEYIATRKSYVV; encoded by the exons ATggcaaaaaaattgttctattttgaatttaatggACTAGCAGAATCTATAAGATACATGTTGTATTTCAGTGGACAAGAGTTTGAAGATATCAGATACGATAGAAAAACATGGCCTAATAAGGAAGTTAAAGATT CTCTTCCATATGGTCAACTTCCAATATACGAAGAAGGCGGCCGCAGACTGAACCAGTCCATAGCAATCGCCCGCTACATCGCCAGCCAGACCAACCTGCTGCCCTCCGACCCCTGGGAACAGGCTGTGTTGGACGcaacagttttaaatatcGCTGATTTTGTATTGA AAGCACGGTCATATATAACGGAAACTGATGCAGTGAAGAGAGAACAGCTGAAACATGAGTTCCTGACAGAAACAGTTGTATACTATCTGTCAAGATTTGAGAAAGAACTCAAAGCTAATAACGGATTCTTCGGCGGAAAG ctgTCTTGGGCTGATTTTCACCTAGTTGGAATACTTGAGACACTCAATTTATATACAGAAGAAAACATTGAGAAGAATTACCCGACCATTGTAGCTCTCGTCAATTATATCCATTCTCTGCCTGGGGTCAAGGAGTATATTGCTACGCGAAAGTCATATGTAGTATAA
- the LOC106133078 gene encoding glutathione S-transferase isoform X2 translates to MAPVYKLKFFDFMGVAEPIRYLFAYGGIKYENIVINKEVDWPKIQRTVPFGKLPVLEIDSKVLHQSTAICRYLAKVVGLLPSDDFFAAELDALVASTFDFGARVHDWYHEADVTCKAEVERELETEVFPRYLNGFEEIIQQKGGYLGGKLTWADFYFVGIIESVQGMWSRDFLQRYPYITQLYKNVHAIPAVKNYIAGRPHYKY, encoded by the exons ATGGCGCCGGtgtacaaattaaagtttttcgATTTCATGGGAGTCGCGGAGCCGATTCGGTATCTTTTTGCTTATGGCGGcattaaatatgaaaacatcgttattaataaagaagtAGACTggccgaaaattcaaagaa cCGTGCCGTTCGGTAAACTGCCAGTTCTAGAGATTGACAGTAAGGTCCTGCATCAATCGACGGCGATCTGCCGCTACCTGGCCAAGGTGGTGGGTCTACTGCCGTCTGATGACTTCTTCGCGGCTGAACTGGACGCGCTTGTGGCCAGCACTTTCGATTTTGGTGCCA GAGTACATGACTGGTATCACGAAGCGGATGTGACGTGCAAAGCTGAAGTTGAAAGAGAGTTAGAAACAGAGGTATTTCCAAGATACCTGAACGGGTTCGAAGAGATCATCCAACAAAAAGGTGGATACCTAGGAGGAAAA CTGACCTGGGCTGACTTCTACTTTGTGGGTATCATTGAGTCTGTTCAAGGGATGTGGAGTAGGGACTTCCTACAAAGATATCCCTACATTACTCAACTCTATAAGAACGTTCACGCTATCCCAGCGGTCAAGAACTACATTGCCGGTCGTCCTCATTATAAATACTGA
- the LOC132902139 gene encoding glutathione S-transferase-like translates to MSTKLHYFHLNGLAESIRYILHYSKQKFEDVRYDRLSWPIKEVKDALPYGQLPLYEEGNRRLNQSIAIARYIASKTNLLPSDPWEQAVLDAAALNATDFFAKLVAYIKETDPVKKEQLKKEFLTETVDYYLSRFDKELKANNGFFGGKLTWADFVLVGIIESVNLFLGTEIEKKYRTVSALINHVRSLPGVKEYIATRKPYSV, encoded by the exons ATGTCTACGAAATTACACTATTTTCACTTAAACGGTCTTGCTGAGTCCATCAGATATATTTTGCATTACAGTAAACAGAAATTCGAAGATGTTAGATATGATAGATTAAGTTGGCCCATCAAGGAAGTGAAAGATG ctcTCCCATATGGTCAACTTCCGTTGTATGAAGAGGGGAACCGCAGACTGAACCAGTCAATAGCAATCGCTCGCTACATCGCCAGCAAGACCAACTTGCTGCCCTCTGACCCCTGGGAACAGGCTGTGCTGGACGCAGCAGCCTTAAATGCAACTGATTTCTTTGCAA AATTGGTTGCTTACATCAAGGAGACAGACCCAGTCAAGAAAGAGCAGCTGAAGAAGGAGTTCTTAACAGAAACAGTTGACTACTACCTATCAAGGTTCGACAAAGAACTCAAGGCTAACAACGGATTCTTCGGTGGAAAG ttgacCTGGGCTGATTTCGTCCTGGTTGGCATCATCGAATCGGTGAACCTGTTCCTTGGTACGGAAATTGAGAAGAAATACCGCACTGTCTCCGCCCTCATCAACCACGTCAGATCGTTACCCGGGGTTAAGGAATACATCGCCACTAGGAAGCCGTATTCTGTATAA